A region from the Mycobacterium heidelbergense genome encodes:
- a CDS encoding type II toxin-antitoxin system PemK/MazF family toxin yields the protein MIERGEIYIVSLDPTSGHEQRGTRPVLIVSPAAFNRLTKTPVVLPITRGGNFARTAGFAVSLADAGTRTTGVVRCDQPRAIDIGSRDGRRVERVPPAVLGEVLAKLATVFE from the coding sequence CTGATTGAGCGCGGCGAAATCTACATTGTTTCGCTTGATCCAACATCGGGCCATGAGCAGCGTGGCACGCGCCCGGTGTTGATCGTGTCGCCAGCCGCATTTAATCGTCTGACGAAAACGCCGGTGGTGCTACCGATAACGCGCGGCGGAAACTTTGCCCGTACAGCGGGCTTCGCGGTATCGCTGGCAGATGCGGGCACCCGCACGACCGGCGTGGTTCGCTGCGATCAGCCACGCGCAATCGATATTGGCTCGCGTGACGGCCGCAGAGTCGAACGTGTGCCGCCCGCGGTCTTGGGCGAAGTACTGGCCAAGCTTGCCACTGTCTTTGAGTGA
- a CDS encoding cation:proton antiporter, whose product MQGFGFHTLALLTAVGFTGPLLASLPRLRLPVVIGELTAGLVIGKTGFGVVDVADPTFQLFANIGFALVMFVVGTHVPIRGGGLRSAVPLALARAVLAGGVAAVLGAGLAAEFGTGHAALYAVLMASSSAAVALPLIDSLRLRGPHVLSATTQIAIADAACIVLLPLVIDIQRAPTAALGALAIAGGAGLLFVLLRAVDRRGWRRRVHTYSQRRRFALELRTNLVVLFALAALAASTHVSIMLAGFALGLVIALVGEPRRLARQLFGITEGFFSPLFFVWLGASLQVRELGSHPKLILLGVGLGLGAVLAHCVGRLLGQPLTLAVLSAAQLGVPVAAATIGTEGHLLVAGEASALMFGALLTIACTSIAGAVAARGQAAREAGQPAADKST is encoded by the coding sequence GTGCAGGGCTTCGGCTTCCACACCCTGGCGCTGCTGACCGCGGTGGGCTTCACCGGGCCGCTGCTGGCCTCACTGCCGCGCCTGCGGCTACCGGTCGTCATCGGTGAGCTGACCGCCGGGCTCGTCATCGGCAAGACCGGCTTCGGCGTCGTCGACGTCGCCGACCCAACGTTTCAGCTATTCGCGAACATCGGCTTCGCATTGGTCATGTTTGTCGTGGGCACCCACGTTCCGATCCGCGGCGGCGGGCTGCGCTCGGCGGTGCCCCTGGCACTGGCGCGGGCGGTCCTGGCCGGCGGCGTCGCGGCGGTTCTCGGCGCCGGCCTGGCGGCGGAGTTCGGGACCGGCCACGCGGCGCTCTACGCCGTCCTGATGGCCTCCTCGTCGGCGGCCGTGGCGCTGCCGCTGATCGATTCGCTGCGGCTGCGCGGACCGCATGTGCTTTCCGCGACCACGCAGATCGCCATCGCGGACGCCGCGTGTATCGTGTTGCTGCCCTTGGTGATCGACATCCAACGGGCGCCGACCGCGGCGCTCGGCGCGCTGGCAATCGCGGGCGGCGCGGGGCTGCTGTTCGTGCTTCTGCGCGCGGTGGACCGCCGGGGATGGCGTCGGCGCGTGCACACCTATTCCCAGCGGCGACGATTCGCGCTGGAACTGCGCACGAACCTGGTCGTGCTGTTCGCGCTGGCGGCGCTGGCCGCCAGCACCCACGTGTCGATCATGCTGGCCGGCTTCGCGCTGGGTCTGGTGATCGCTTTGGTCGGCGAACCGCGGCGGCTGGCGCGCCAGCTGTTCGGCATCACCGAGGGGTTCTTCAGCCCGCTGTTTTTCGTCTGGCTGGGCGCCTCGCTGCAGGTGCGCGAATTGGGTTCGCACCCGAAGCTCATTCTGCTGGGGGTGGGCCTGGGGCTGGGTGCCGTGCTGGCGCATTGCGTGGGACGGCTGCTGGGCCAGCCGCTGACGCTCGCGGTGCTGTCGGCCGCGCAGCTCGGGGTGCCGGTGGCCGCGGCCACTATCGGCACCGAAGGGCACCTCCTCGTCGCGGGCGAAGCGTCCGCGTTGATGTTCGGCGCCCTGCTGACGATCGCCTGCACGTCGATCGCGGGCGCGGTGGCGGCGCGCGGCCAGGCCGCCCGAGAGGCGGGACAGCCCGCCGCCGACAAGTCCACGTGA
- a CDS encoding HipA domain-containing protein, with product MSLDIWLHGVLTARVTPKSRGRNVVIEYTDEGRLGYSGGAPILSCSLPSIPGANAPSVSRSFLEGLLPEGRALQTAAARLRGVELDLSGAPATPSDVLALLAEYGRECAGAVVVVPAGEGLPTEGHPSSPLSEQELADLIRNLPTRPLGADPARGIRMSLAGAQDKLLLTRVNGRWCMPVDGYPSTHIIKPTTVWPHSAENEALVLALSRECGLSDNAVWIERIGDATALVAERYDRNVRSDGTVQRLHQEDMCQAVGLRPKDKYLIGRPSERMTRVLREFADSPQREITTIYQQVAFRAVVGDEDGHGKNYSLMLHDGVVRVAPLYDSLCTLEYPELSGIMGTRIGAQQSLAKVDRQALLDEAKAMGLPAREAERALDELSMRVRSGIESLPAEITEGWPSEHLIETVMARLHRLETGQPLGGVKESSRPSRTLDTITANKRGAAPARGGTTSMP from the coding sequence ATGAGCCTGGACATTTGGCTGCACGGAGTGCTCACAGCCCGAGTCACCCCGAAATCACGAGGACGCAACGTCGTGATCGAGTACACCGACGAGGGGCGCCTCGGCTACAGCGGTGGCGCACCAATCCTGTCCTGCTCCCTCCCCTCGATCCCGGGAGCGAACGCACCCTCAGTTTCACGGTCCTTCCTCGAAGGACTGCTTCCGGAAGGTCGCGCGTTGCAGACCGCTGCCGCGCGGCTGCGGGGTGTAGAACTCGATCTGTCGGGAGCTCCGGCAACCCCCTCCGATGTCCTGGCACTCCTTGCCGAATATGGGCGGGAATGCGCCGGGGCGGTTGTCGTCGTGCCTGCCGGAGAAGGGTTGCCGACCGAGGGGCATCCGTCGTCTCCGCTGAGCGAGCAGGAACTTGCCGACCTCATCCGCAACCTGCCGACCAGACCTCTGGGTGCCGACCCCGCCAGGGGAATCCGGATGTCACTGGCGGGCGCTCAGGACAAACTGCTGCTGACCCGCGTGAACGGGCGGTGGTGCATGCCGGTCGATGGGTATCCCTCGACACACATCATCAAGCCCACCACCGTGTGGCCCCACAGCGCCGAGAACGAGGCACTGGTGCTCGCCCTGTCCCGGGAATGCGGCCTGTCGGATAACGCGGTGTGGATCGAGCGGATCGGCGATGCGACCGCGCTCGTCGCCGAGCGCTATGACCGCAACGTTCGCAGCGACGGAACAGTACAGCGCCTGCACCAGGAGGACATGTGCCAGGCCGTCGGGCTCCGCCCGAAAGACAAGTACCTGATCGGTCGGCCCTCCGAACGCATGACCCGCGTGCTGCGCGAATTCGCCGACTCCCCGCAGCGGGAAATAACGACCATCTACCAGCAGGTCGCGTTTCGCGCGGTCGTCGGCGACGAGGACGGCCACGGCAAGAACTACTCACTGATGCTGCACGACGGGGTGGTTAGGGTAGCGCCCCTTTACGATTCGCTATGCACGCTGGAATACCCCGAGCTGTCGGGGATCATGGGCACCAGGATCGGTGCGCAGCAGTCGCTTGCCAAGGTGGATCGACAGGCGCTTCTCGACGAGGCGAAGGCCATGGGCCTCCCCGCTCGCGAAGCCGAGCGGGCGCTCGACGAACTTTCAATGCGCGTCCGCTCAGGTATCGAGAGCCTGCCCGCCGAGATCACCGAAGGCTGGCCGTCCGAACACTTGATTGAGACGGTGATGGCGCGATTGCACAGGCTCGAAACCGGACAGCCGCTCGGCGGCGTCAAAGAATCATCACGACCGAGCCGAACGCTGGATACGATCACCGCCAATAAACGCGGTGCCGCCCCCGCCCGCGGCGGGACGACGTCTATGCCGTGA
- a CDS encoding AbrB/MazE/SpoVT family DNA-binding domain-containing protein, whose product MYTTKLRKVGGSVMLAIPPAFLDVLRLHAGAAVALSVDEGQLVVEPQVRPRYTLDELLAQCDASADPTVEDREWLDGKPVGGELL is encoded by the coding sequence GTGTACACAACGAAGCTTCGCAAAGTCGGCGGTTCGGTGATGCTGGCGATACCTCCCGCGTTCCTCGACGTACTTCGCCTTCACGCTGGGGCAGCGGTCGCCCTGTCGGTCGACGAGGGCCAGCTGGTTGTCGAACCGCAGGTGCGCCCTCGCTACACGCTGGATGAACTGCTGGCTCAGTGTGACGCCTCAGCCGACCCCACGGTTGAAGATCGGGAATGGCTCGATGGCAAACCGGTCGGCGGTGAGTTGCTCTGA
- a CDS encoding helix-turn-helix domain-containing protein, which produces MPTSGGREMTARSASALGRALRAERQAQGLTQSELAERSRTNRFSIAQLETGEATKAIEKLFDTLAALDLELVVRPRQGWKAR; this is translated from the coding sequence ATGCCAACATCCGGCGGTCGCGAGATGACGGCGCGCTCAGCGTCCGCGCTGGGGCGTGCGCTGCGCGCTGAGCGCCAGGCTCAGGGACTGACCCAGAGCGAACTTGCCGAGCGATCCCGAACCAACCGATTCTCCATCGCCCAACTCGAAACCGGCGAAGCTACCAAGGCCATCGAGAAGCTGTTCGACACGCTCGCCGCGCTCGACCTCGAACTGGTGGTTCGCCCTCGCCAAGGCTGGAAAGCCCGATGA